AAGATtcgtttgcattttttctttcatgtTAAAGAACCGGCTAAGTCCGCAGGTTCATTTCCTCGCACCTGAGAAATTTTGATGTATTGCAGTCTtgcatttttttgttgttgctTTATGCCTCCCATCGTAtgaatttggattgaaatggcATGGGAAGGATCTTGTGATTTTCATTTGGATTGGAAATGATCAGACTTGAGCTTTTTGATGTTCTGTCCGCAGAGGAGAAAAGACGACCCCATTCCTAGGATCATGATTTTGGTCCTTCATTttactttattattattatttttatttatttatccccCAAAGTTTTAAGATTTTACAATTCCCCCAAAGTTTTAAGATTTtacaattttataattttttggaTTCTGATAATAAAAATGCTTAAAATGAAATGGAGACAGTGCTAAGAGGCTTGATATTGCTCCAGATCTTGTAGTAACTATGGGATAGTGGCATTTAAGGAGACATCTGTTTAATTACTTATTTTTTTGGGGGTGAAAACTATGTTGACACTTGACAGTACAAGCTACTTATTATCATTCCATGGTCATGTATGTTCTTGTCATTATGAGCCTTGCTGtcctcttgtttcttgaaaataatTACTACTACTAACTTGTTTACTAGTAATAGTAATCTGTTTTGGGACTAGAGAATGCTGCTCatgttcctttttttcttttggcatagttaaaaaaaattgagaatatAAGATGGATACGTCCAACCAAGAGCAGTCTTCACCAATTAATAGATCAGTTGGTGATTCCGCTAGTCCGGTGAATATTTTTGACAAGGCTATTGCTATTAACATTGATGAAGAGCTGGAATTATCTCTTGGTGATGAAGAATTAGGGAGTGAAGATGAAGCATTAGAAGGTGATACACATACAACCACTCAAACAGTTGTGGAAGAAGCTGATGCGGATGATGGCTTGGATGCTTTtcggaaaaaaaagaggataaaAAAATCAGTAGCATGGGATGACTTCAAAGATGTTGAAGTTGGCCATCAAAAAATTCTTATGTCGGAGTGTATTCATTGCCATGCAAAGTTCAAGAAGACGAAAACTAGTACAACTTCAAGTTTGCTGAGGCATAGGAAGTCATGTGCTATCCGATTGCAAAAACTCAAAAAAGCAACACAACAAACAAAGATCAATTTCCCATCTGCTGATTCTGCCGAAGCTTCTCAAACCTACCTTCACTCCGGGAGGTTTGATATGGCAGTCATGAGAGAGGCTACTGCTGAATGGGTGCTTATGCATGAGCATCCATTTTCAATTGTGGAGGAAGAAGGCTTCAATTTGATGCAAAAAAGAGGGATGCCGGAATGGCAAAGAATCAGTCGGACTATGAACAAAAACGACTGCACATCAGTTTATGAAAGAGAGAAGACAAAATTGAAGAACCAATTAAAGAAAGTCAAGAAAATTAGCTTGACTACAGATCTTTGGAAGTCCAAGAACCAAAAAAATGAGTATATGGTCATAACCGGACATTGGATTGATAGCAATTGGAGATTGCAGAAACGGGTTCTCAACTTTGTGCACGTCCCTCCTCCACGTCGGGGCATCCAAATTGCGGATGATATTTTCAAGTGTTTAACGGATTGGGGAATTGAGAGCAAGATTTATACAGTCTCAGTCGATAATGCCTCGAATAATGACAGTGCACTGAGATGTTTAAAGGACACTTTCTCCCGAAACAAGTGTCTATTAGCAAAAGGAAAGTTGTTTCATGTGAGGTGTTGTGCGCATATACTGAATTTAATGGTTCAAGATGGACTCAGTCAAATCAAGGAAATAGTTGGAACAATCAGGGACAGTGTGGAGTTTATCAATAAGACAGATGGAAGACGCCTTCAATTTGCTGAAATTGTACGCCAGCTGCAGTTGCCAGAAAAAATACTAATTTATGACTGCAAAACAAGGTGGAATTCTACTTATGAGATGCTAACTTGTGCACTGGAGTTTCAAGATGTTTTTCCCAGGTACAG
This portion of the Coffea arabica cultivar ET-39 chromosome 2e, Coffea Arabica ET-39 HiFi, whole genome shotgun sequence genome encodes:
- the LOC140036381 gene encoding zinc finger BED domain-containing protein RICESLEEPER 2-like, which translates into the protein MDTSNQEQSSPINRSVGDSASPVNIFDKAIAINIDEELELSLGDEELGSEDEALEGDTHTTTQTVVEEADADDGLDAFRKKKRIKKSVAWDDFKDVEVGHQKILMSECIHCHAKFKKTKTSTTSSLLRHRKSCAIRLQKLKKATQQTKINFPSADSAEASQTYLHSGRFDMAVMREATAEWVLMHEHPFSIVEEEGFNLMQKRGMPEWQRISRTMNKNDCTSVYEREKTKLKNQLKKVKKISLTTDLWKSKNQKNEYMVITGHWIDSNWRLQKRVLNFVHVPPPRRGIQIADDIFKCLTDWGIESKIYTVSVDNASNNDSALRCLKDTFSRNKCLLAKGKLFHVRCCAHILNLMVQDGLSQIKEIVGTIRDSVEFINKTDGRRLQFAEIVRQLQLPEKILIYDCKTRWNSTYEMLTCALEFQDVFPSDYPTANLYLNEVCRIKVLLDSKVDDEDDFVRSMVQKMKLKFDKYWGECNLLMSIAAILDPRCKMRVINYCFPLLYPPHEVQSNIGKVRQALYDLYDEYVEIHVSGQSGSSSQLLVGNDHPIKSSSSASSSVSHVSGMSEFLTHIATVESVQPIKNELDTYFEDGLLTAADDSTVDIVNLDALKWWKDTTKYKILPKMAADILAIPISTVASEATFSAGTRVIDSYRASLAPETVEMLMCVGDWCRKVHGVKKREKKLKDKQEIVLPIS